A genomic window from Gossypium hirsutum isolate 1008001.06 chromosome D12, Gossypium_hirsutum_v2.1, whole genome shotgun sequence includes:
- the LOC107941466 gene encoding uncharacterized protein, which translates to MILIEVHSRPYVMHPRSGKMYHSLKEVYWWPSLKRDVTDFVTRCLVCQKVKAEHQFPSGNLLQILNGSGRGLLRILFQKLVELYIVEIVHLHGIPVLIISDRDPGFTSRKCRTPLCWIELDERRVVGTDLVREIEEKVKLICGRLKVASDRKKSYADMKHQDINFQVGDKRIGLVAYGLNLPSELERICDAFNVSMLRKYRSDPSHIVPVEEIEICDDLSSEEEPVEILDHELKVLLNNFIG; encoded by the exons ATGATCCTTATCGAGGTGCATAGTAGGCCTTATGTTATGCATCCTAGAAGTGGGAAGATGTATCATAGTCTTAAGGAAGTTTATTGGTGGCCTAGTTTAAAGCGTGATGTTACAGATTTTGTGACTCGATGTTTGGTTTGCCAAAAggtgaaggctgaacatcaatttccttcGGGTAACCTATTGCAAATCTtgaatggaagtgggagaggATTACTACGGATTTTATTTCAG AAGTTGGTAGAGCTGTATATTGTCGAAATTGTTCATCTTCATGGGATTCCAGTTttgattatttcggatagggacccagggtttacttcaag GAAGTGTAGAACTCCTTTGTGTTGGATAGAGTTGGATGAGAGGCGAGTTGTTGGGACAGATTTAGTACGTGAGATTGAAGAAAAGGTTAAGCTAATTTGTGGTCGTTTGAAAGTAGCATCTGATAGGAAAAAATCTTATGCGGATATGAAACATCAAGATATCAATTTTCAAGTTggggataag AGGATAGGTTTGGTAGCTTATGGTCTCAATTTACCGTCGGAACTTGAGCGAATTTGTGATGCTTTcaatgtgtccatgctaaggaaGTATCGTTCTGATCCATCTCATATTGTGCCGGTTGAGGAAATTGAAATCTGTGATGACCTTTCTTCTGAGGAAGAACCAGTTGAAATTCTAGACCATGAACTGAAAGTGTTATTAAACAATTTCATTGGTTAA
- the LOC107941455 gene encoding uncharacterized protein: MEVQIESKVFGPSQILKRVELVAYQLELPPKLDCIYEAFHVSMLRKYRLDPSHVVQVEDIEVRSDLSFEEEPVKILDREIKVLRKKIFPSVKVLWQNHGSEKATWELEGFFIIISSSF, encoded by the coding sequence ATGGAAgtgcaaattgagtccaaggtttTTGGGCCTTCTCAGATTCTAAAAAGAGTTGAACTAGTGGCCTATCAGTTGGAATTACCACCAAAGTTGGATTGTATCTATGAGGCCTTTCACGTTTCTATGTTGAGGAAGTATCGTTTAGATCCATCTCATGTGGTTCAAGTTGAAGATATTGAAGTAAGGTCGGACTTgtcttttgaggaggagcctgtgaaAATTTTAGATCGTGAAATTAAGGTTCTGAGAAAGAAGATATTTCCTTCGGTCAAGGTTCTATGGCAGAATCATGGTTCAGAGAAGGCCACGTGGGAACTAGAaggtttttttataataatatcctCATCTTTTTGA